In the genome of Planctomyces sp. SH-PL62, the window ACGTGGCCGAGGGGCTCGGCCGCTGGATCTGGGCGCTGGCGATGGGGGCGGCGGTCGCCGGCCCGCCGGCCGTCGCCTACTGGAACTGGTACGGCGGGGTCGACGCGCGCAGCGGGATAGTCGTGGGGGCCCTGGTCGTCCTGGGGACGGGCTTCACCCAGATGGCCCTGGCCGCCGCCCTGATGCACGACACGATCCTCGCCGCCAACCCGGTGACGGTGATCGTGGCCGTCCGTCGGATCGGCTGGTCGTACCTCCTCCCCACGGTGGTCGCCAGCGTGGTGCTGCTGGGGCAGGGCCTGGGGGTCTATGGGCTGCTCTATCTCGTCCCCCGGATGTGGATCGAGGCGGTGGGGCTCTGGGGGTTCTGGTTCTTCACGCTCTACGGCGGCATGGTGACGCTGCGGATGGTGGGCCTGACCTACCACGCCCACGCGATGGAGCTGTTCTGGTTCCGCCGCCGGCCCAAATGGGCCACCGGGACCCGCGCGGGGCGGATCTACGCCAACTCCTGAGCCGGGTCGACTCGTCTCCCTCGATTCGGCCCCTTCGGGTACACTGATCCTTTCGTAATCAGAAATCACAAGAACCGACCGGCGCCCGCGCCGACGCCCGATGGAGGGGCTCCCCTCGTGTTGATCAGCGAGAAGATCGAAGCCGAGTTCAACCGCCAGATTGGGAATGAACTGGGCAATTCCCACCAGTACCTCGCCATCGCCGCCTACTTCGAGAAAGAGGCCCTCTTCGGCCTGGCCAAGATCTACACCGAGCAGGCCAACGAGGAACGCGACCACGCGATGAAGTTCGTGAAGTTCCTCCTCGACGCCGGCGCCACCCCGAAGTTCCCGGCGGTCGCCGAGCCCCGGAACAGCTTCGCCTCGGCCATCGACGCCGCCCAGCTCGCGTACGACTCCGAGGTCAAGACCACCGAGCAGATCTACGCCCTGGTCGACCTCACCCTCGCCGAGAAGAACCACATCGCCCACAACTTCCTCCAGTGGTTCGTCTCCGAGCAGCTCGAGGAAGTCGCCAGCGCCGACACCCGCCTTTCCGTCATCCGCCGCGCCGGCCCCAGCGTCCTGATGGTCGAAGCCTACCTCGCCCACAAGTGAGTCCCGCCCCGCGATTGGCTTCGTTACCCCAATCGAAGCCAATCGCGGGAATGGCGTAACCGGTTTTCTGGTAATTGGTTGCGTCTGATCTGGCGGCCCGGGATCGGCTTCGTTCGGCGAGAAACGTCCTCGTCCCGAAGCCACGCCGCCTCGTGGTCCCCCGCCGCCCTCGACCGTCCGGTCGAGAGAATCCCCTATCCTGGACCATACCCCGGAATGCGCACGACGGCGCACCGCGGGGGAGATCCCGTTTCC includes:
- a CDS encoding ferritin: MLISEKIEAEFNRQIGNELGNSHQYLAIAAYFEKEALFGLAKIYTEQANEERDHAMKFVKFLLDAGATPKFPAVAEPRNSFASAIDAAQLAYDSEVKTTEQIYALVDLTLAEKNHIAHNFLQWFVSEQLEEVASADTRLSVIRRAGPSVLMVEAYLAHK